A window of Nicotiana sylvestris chromosome 8, ASM39365v2, whole genome shotgun sequence genomic DNA:
AAACAAAGAGTGAAGAGAGACGAAGTTGCGCAAGTCATGGCTACTCTTAGAATTCCAAGAAAGTACCATTCTTGGTACATTCTTTTTCAGTTCTTTCTATTAATACAAACCAAAGTGTTGTGTTATCAGTACAAAGTTGGAGATTTAAGTGCTTGGAATGTGCCCTCTTCTGCAAATAAAGATGTCTATACCAATTGGTCCAAGAATCATGTCTTCAAAATTGGAGATTCAATCAGTAAGCCTCCCATTTCTTGCTTAGATCTTCAAGATTTTCCCATTCTTACATACCCTTTAATAAAATATTCAACCCCATCAATCTGGCTCTTgaattaatcttttttttttttgcagtgtTTTTGTTCCCACCAAGTGAAGATTCAGTAATACAAGTGACGAAAGCGAATTACAATAGTTGCAACCTTAAAAATCCAATCTTGTACATGAACAATGGAAATTCTCTATTCAACATTACAAAACCTGGGGAATTTTACTTCACAAGTGGAGCAGAAGGACACTGTGAAAAGTCACAGAAACTTCACATTTCAATACCAGGAGGAAATGGAACAACTTATGAAGAAGATTCACCTGCTTTTGCTCCATCTGCAGATTCACCTGCTTACCCTACTGTTTTTGGCTCAATTCCTGTCCAATCTGCTAATCAATCATCTTCTGTGAAATTGCATATCTCTATTTTTGCTGCTATTGGATCAGTGTTTCTCACACTGCTTCTAGGAAGCACCATTTTTTAGAGAAGTAATAGTACTACATTTGGAACAGTACATTTTGAGATTTCATTCATATTTTTTGTTGTATTGAGCCATTATATTTTGTCTGTCTGTTGTTAAATTTGTGAAGAGTTCATTCATGATGATGAGTTTATTGGGGGGAGCTTACCGTTTTCCCTTGAGCAAAATTATTGAGTTTCTTGTACTATAGTCAATATTTTTGTGTCATCCATCTCATTCTTTTTAGACATCTAATTCTCTCGCTCTCTCCCTCCTGC
This region includes:
- the LOC104210564 gene encoding early nodulin-like protein 8, producing MATLRIPRKYHSWYILFQFFLLIQTKVLCYQYKVGDLSAWNVPSSANKDVYTNWSKNHVFKIGDSIMFLFPPSEDSVIQVTKANYNSCNLKNPILYMNNGNSLFNITKPGEFYFTSGAEGHCEKSQKLHISIPGGNGTTYEEDSPAFAPSADSPAYPTVFGSIPVQSANQSSSVKLHISIFAAIGSVFLTLLLGSTIF